Proteins encoded by one window of Mustela erminea isolate mMusErm1 chromosome 7, mMusErm1.Pri, whole genome shotgun sequence:
- the LOC116596341 gene encoding uncharacterized protein LOC116596341 produces MRAAARLLTPGARNDLNLRKTLAPGTWIGLLTHWRSRSWCRQGTEPPAQLQRRRAPGPVVHGIPRCSLVLGQPPTCARFPRRREDSAERRSKLRPQTRLQVRRQRRGARPGKSGLCGPGWRQPWSRQFPDPKGEGASSPVPEDCVTVSAVAVSRSSRHRAASLLGAPASAGTAPLASFPAQGCRRTGLRRDSSGLPRISPRSQELLRGLCSQCSSQANWTLSGAQAIRTATSRNPHSESVLGFTEIQLGPYVRLDMEEHEQGRALAGGAEGERESRES; encoded by the exons ATGCGAGCTGCTGCCCGGCTCCTAACGCCCGGAGCTCGCAACGACCTCAATCTGAGAAAAACCTTGGCGCCTGGCACTTGGATTGGACTCCTGACACATTGGCGCAGCCGCTCCTGGTGTAGACAGGGGACAGAACCCCCCGCCCAGTTGCAAAG GAGGCGCGCTCCAGGGCCAGTGGTGCACGGGATACCACGCTGCAGCCTGGTCCTTGGACAACCCCCGACATGTGCGAGGTTTCCCAGACGGAGAGAAGACTCTGCTGAGAGGCGATCGAAGCTGAGACCGCAGACGAGGCTCCAGGTGCGCAGGCAGAGGAGAGGCGCGCGCCCTGGGAAAAGCGGCCTCTGCGGGCCGGGCTGGCGGCAGCCCTGGAGCCGGCAGTTTCCAGACCCGAAAGGCGAAG GAGCCTCGTCCCCGGTCCCCGAGGACTGCGTGACTGTGAGTGCGGTGGCGGTTTCCCGGAGCTCCAGGCACCGCGCCGCCTCCTTGCTGGGGGCCCCAGCGTCCGCCGGCACCGCACCGTTGGCATCCTTTCCTGCGCAAGGCTGCAGGAGGACGGGACTCAGAAGGGACTCTTCCGGG CTCCCCAGAATTTCCCCCAGGTCTCAAGAACTTCTACGTGGACTGTGCTCCCAGTGTTCATCCCAGGCTAACTGGACCTTGTCTGGTGCTCAGGCCATCAGAACTGCCACCTCAAGGAATCCCCACTCTGAGAGCGTACTTGG GTTCACTGAGATACAGCTTGGACCCTATGTAAGACT agacatggaggagcatgagcagggaagagcGTtagcgggaggagcagagggagagagagagagcagagaatcTTGA